A window of Pullulanibacillus sp. KACC 23026 genomic DNA:
CCCCATTGGTCCGCGAGCGTGTAATTTTTGTGTACTGATGCCGATTTCGGCTCCAAATCCAAATTCATAACCGTCAGTGAAGCGTGTGGAGGCATTGTGGTAGAGAACGGCGGCGTCTACTCTGTTAAAGAAAGCCTGTACCTCTTTTTCATCTTCAGAAATGATGGCTTCCGAATGCTTGGTCCCATAAGTTTGGATATGAGAGATGGCTTCATCAAGATTACTTACCAGTCGAAGTGCAACGATTAAATCGAGATATTCGGTTGCCCAGTCATTCTCATTTGCTGGCATAAGGCTAGGATCAAAAACACGTGCCGCCTCATCAGCATGAATCTCCACCTGTTTATCTTTTAAAGCTTGGATTAATTTAGGAAGATGTTTGGCTGCCCATTTTTCATGGACTAAAATCGTTTCGGCTGCATTACAAACAGAGGGACGATGGGTTTTGGCATTGACAGCAATGGAAACGGCTATTTCAGGTTTGGCAGTTTCATCAATATAGATATGGCAATTGCCCACCCCGGTTTCTAGAACTGGAACGGTGGCTTGCTGCACAACGGATTGAATAAGAGACGCTCCTCCTCGTGGAATGAGTACATCTAAATAGTGATTCAGTTTGAACATCTGGGCAGCCGTGTCACGTGAAGTATCTTCTAAAAGTTGGACCGCCTCAGAGGGAAGGTCAGATTGATGAAGCGCACGATGAAGGACTGAGACAATGGCTTTATTCGAATGAATGGCTGAAGAGCTGCCTCTTAGCAGCACAGCATTTCCCGTTTTAAGACAAAGGCTTGTGGCATCAACGGTTACATTGGGCCGCGCTTCGTAAATCATGCCAATAACTCCTAATGGTACTCTGATCTTTCGAATGTGCAAACCATTAGGGCGATCCCACTCCTCGAGCGTTTCACCAATAGGGTCAGGGAGTTCCGCTACCTGTTTTAGGCCCTCTGCCATTTCCATAAGTCTTGTTTCTGTGAGTGTAAGACGATCTATCATGTGGTCTTGAACCCCCTGACTCTTTGCCAAGGCCAAATCCTTTTGGTTTTCTTCTAGAAGATAGGGGGATTCCTTCATTAATTGATCCGCCATTTTTAACAAAGCCTCATTCTTCTCCTTGGTTGAAGCTAAAGCGAGTGTTGCGGCTGCCTGTTTAACAAGGGCTGCCTTTTCATATAAATCAGTCATTTGTTTAATCTCCTCTCAGTTTATAGGGTAGCTTCGCAAATGGTCTGCTCAATTAGTGTAAGTGGAACGAGAGAACCGTCCCCGCGTTTCCCCGCGTTTCAAGTGGAACGAGAGAACCGTCCCCGCATTT
This region includes:
- a CDS encoding glutamate-5-semialdehyde dehydrogenase, whose amino-acid sequence is MTDLYEKAALVKQAAATLALASTKEKNEALLKMADQLMKESPYLLEENQKDLALAKSQGVQDHMIDRLTLTETRLMEMAEGLKQVAELPDPIGETLEEWDRPNGLHIRKIRVPLGVIGMIYEARPNVTVDATSLCLKTGNAVLLRGSSSAIHSNKAIVSVLHRALHQSDLPSEAVQLLEDTSRDTAAQMFKLNHYLDVLIPRGGASLIQSVVQQATVPVLETGVGNCHIYIDETAKPEIAVSIAVNAKTHRPSVCNAAETILVHEKWAAKHLPKLIQALKDKQVEIHADEAARVFDPSLMPANENDWATEYLDLIVALRLVSNLDEAISHIQTYGTKHSEAIISEDEKEVQAFFNRVDAAVLYHNASTRFTDGYEFGFGAEIGISTQKLHARGPMGLPALTSTKYVINGNGQVRN